One genomic segment of Synechocystis sp. LKSZ1 includes these proteins:
- the ftsH3 gene encoding ATP-dependent zinc metalloprotease FtsH3: MNKNNKKWRNAGLYALLLIVVLALASAFLDRQPQSRETLTYSDFVHQVETNQIERINLSADRTQAQVPNPNGGQPYLVNLPNDPDLINILTKHNVDIAVQPQSDDSFWFRVASSLFLPILLLVGLFFLLRRAQNGPGSQAMNFGKSKARVQMEPQTQVTFGDVAGIEQAKLELTEVVDFLKNADRFTAIGAKIPKGVLLVGPPGTGKTLLAKAVAGEAGVPFFSISGSEFVEMFVGVGASRVRDLFEQAKASAPCIVFIDEIDAVGRQRGAGLGGGNDEREQTLNQLLTEMDGFEGNTGIIIIAATNRPDVLDAALLRPGRFDRQVVVDRPDYAGRKEILNVHARGKTLAQDVDLDKIARRTPGFTGADLSNLLNEAAILAARRNLTEISMDEVNDAIDRVLAGPEKKNRVMSEKRKTLVAYHEAGHALVGALMPDYDPVQKISIIPRGRAGGLTWFTPSEDRMESGLYSRSYLQNQMAVALGGRVAEEIIFGEEEVTTGASNDLQQVARVARQMITRFGMSERLGPVALGRQGGGVFLGRDIASDRDFSDETAAAIDEEVSQLVEQAYQRAKSVLVNNRQTLDQIATMLVEKETVDAEELQAILNRNDVRMAALA, encoded by the coding sequence GTTGTTTTAGCTTTAGCATCTGCCTTTTTAGATAGACAGCCCCAGAGCCGCGAAACCCTGACCTACAGCGACTTTGTACATCAGGTCGAAACCAATCAAATTGAGCGCATCAACCTCAGTGCTGACCGTACTCAGGCCCAGGTGCCCAACCCCAACGGCGGCCAGCCCTACCTGGTCAACTTACCCAACGACCCCGACTTGATCAATATCCTAACGAAACATAATGTAGATATTGCCGTCCAGCCCCAGAGCGATGATAGCTTCTGGTTCCGGGTCGCTAGTAGCCTTTTCCTCCCCATCCTGCTGTTGGTTGGCCTCTTCTTTCTTCTGCGGCGGGCCCAGAATGGCCCAGGTTCCCAGGCCATGAACTTCGGTAAATCCAAGGCCCGGGTACAGATGGAACCCCAAACCCAAGTCACCTTCGGTGATGTGGCCGGGATTGAACAAGCCAAATTGGAACTGACGGAAGTGGTAGACTTCCTCAAAAATGCTGATCGCTTTACTGCCATCGGGGCCAAAATTCCCAAGGGCGTTCTCCTGGTTGGCCCGCCGGGAACGGGTAAAACCCTCCTGGCTAAAGCCGTTGCTGGCGAAGCGGGTGTGCCCTTCTTCTCTATCTCCGGTTCTGAATTTGTAGAAATGTTTGTCGGGGTCGGCGCTTCCCGTGTCCGTGACCTATTTGAACAGGCCAAGGCTAGTGCGCCTTGTATCGTCTTCATTGATGAAATTGATGCCGTCGGTCGTCAGCGGGGAGCCGGTCTAGGCGGTGGCAACGATGAACGGGAACAGACGTTGAACCAACTCCTGACGGAAATGGATGGCTTTGAAGGTAACACCGGCATCATCATCATTGCCGCTACCAACCGCCCCGATGTCTTGGATGCGGCTCTCCTGCGCCCCGGTCGCTTTGACCGTCAAGTAGTGGTGGATCGCCCCGACTATGCTGGCCGCAAGGAAATCCTCAATGTCCATGCCCGGGGTAAAACCTTGGCCCAGGATGTGGATCTCGATAAAATTGCCCGCCGTACCCCTGGCTTTACTGGGGCCGACCTGTCGAACCTACTTAATGAAGCCGCGATTTTGGCCGCTCGTCGTAACCTGACGGAAATTTCCATGGATGAAGTCAACGATGCCATTGACCGCGTCCTGGCCGGGCCAGAGAAAAAAAATCGCGTCATGAGCGAAAAGCGGAAAACCCTGGTGGCCTACCACGAAGCAGGTCATGCCTTGGTCGGTGCCCTAATGCCCGACTATGATCCAGTACAAAAAATTAGCATTATTCCTCGGGGCCGGGCCGGGGGCCTCACCTGGTTTACCCCCAGTGAAGACCGCATGGAATCCGGCCTCTATTCCCGCTCCTACCTGCAAAACCAGATGGCCGTTGCCCTAGGGGGTCGCGTTGCCGAAGAAATTATCTTTGGAGAAGAGGAAGTGACTACCGGGGCCTCCAATGACCTGCAACAGGTGGCCCGCGTTGCCCGTCAGATGATTACCCGCTTTGGTATGAGTGAACGCCTTGGCCCTGTGGCCCTGGGTCGGCAGGGAGGCGGCGTCTTCCTAGGCCGGGACATTGCTTCCGACCGCGACTTTTCTGATGAAACGGCAGCTGCCATTGATGAAGAAGTCAGTCAACTGGTGGAACAAGCCTACCAACGAGCCAAATCCGTTCTCGTGA